The window GCAAGTGATATGGCTCCTGAAAATAATTCCCCTTGATTGCTCCAGAGGTTTAGCTTGGATAGTAATGCTCTTTATAATCATTATACTAGGGTTGAGGGTGTAGGTTCAGGAAACGTTTGCGGTTTAATCCTGAATACTGATCCCAGACTTGTCTAAGAGCAAAGTTATCTATCCTGGCGTAGGGAATGGGCATATAATGTATCAAATGGGGGTGCTAAATGATAACAAAAGCACCTATTCATCCAGTTTCTCCATTATTTAGCAGGGGTAGCTTACTTCATCAGTTTAAACTTCCGCTGCATAATTGTTTGTACCGGGATGTTCTCAATCTTACTTTCCAGCCAGGAGAGAATGTCCAGGTAGAGGAATGGGCGGCGCTCAAAGGGATCGGCTGCGATAAGGGTAAGCTTTTCCTTCAGTGCAATAAATGCATCTTTGAGCTGATGGGGCTCAACATTTCCCAGGTTCCGTAAAAAACGAAAGATCTCTACCTGCATCTGCTGCTGGTCATTCATTTTGCCCAGAAAATGGTAGGTTGATTTGATCTGGTATTCCAGTGCCCGGTCGTCTCCGGCTTCGAAGTGGGCAATCAGGTTCAGGATGCGGGCAAAGCACTGCAGGTCTTCGCGCAGGTTGGCTTCCTTAAACTGAATGATCTTGTTCAGGTACAGAATAGCTTTCTGATGATCGCCGTTCCCAAAGTAGAGGCTGGCAATTTTATAGTAGAAGATCATCTGCCAGTGCGGGTCCAGCTGCGACTGGAACTGGCGGAGCTTCTCCAGTAGTTCAGGGACGAGCTCTATGCCATCTGTAAATCTGCCTTCCATGAAATAGGCATTCAGCCTGTTCGTCCAGGTATAGAGAAAGAGCAGCGCTTCAGTATTGGGCGTGGTGCGGCGGCCTTCCTCGCAGGCAAAATCTTCCAGCTTTTGCAGTACATTCATAAACCTGCTGTAATACAGGAGATTGTAAAGGGCTGAGAGCAGGTTATGGATGCCTTTTATATAGAGGGTTGTTTGTTTCTCCTTCATGGCAGGGTTTTCCTCAAACAGATCCACCCATTTCTGGGCATAGCGGTAACAGGCCCTGAAGTCGTGCACCAGGTAGTAGTACCAGACATGGGCCTGGTAGTAATTGAGCTTCTCAAAAAAACCTGCCTTCACCAAATTGATCCGGGGCAGGTTAGTGCGGAAGTAGTTCTTTACCCGTTCATAGTCGTTTAAATTACGGGCATGACCCACCTTAATGTACATACCATAAAGGCGTAGGGCTACATTAGACAACTCATGGATGTGTGTAACGTGCTGTGCCACTTCGATGGCTTCGTTGGAGAGGGCCTCTGCCTTTCCTCTAAGGCTGCGGGTGATGTACTGCGATTCTATCAGCTTTTCGAAATCTATTGCCTCCAGCACAATGTGCGGCAGTTCAGTCTGCTGTGCACTCGCCTTTACCTTTTCAAGCATTTTAAGGCTCTGCTGATAGAAGCCCTTGTTGTAGAGCACCCGGGCAAAATCGAGCTGTTCGTGCAGCTGAATTTCCGGGTTCTGGTTAGTATGGTAGAGGCGCAGGCTGGAGAGCAGCTGGCGGTACAGGTTGGCCTTGAGGTTGGCCAGTTGTACTTTTTTAATGGCTGGGGCCTGCTGTAGTATTTTTTCCTCGTCGTACTGCTCCAGGCTGTCCAGCGCATCGAACAGCTGTATAAATTTAAGCCCTTCGTTGGAGCCCTGGCGGTTGCTGAATAAGCGGAAATGCCTTTTTTCGGAGCGGGTCAAGGACTTAACCAACTGAAATACTGGATCGATACTCTCGTTAGGCATTGTAGTTCACTGCTGTGTATATAACTGAAAATGAGCGTATTAAGTTTTAAACGCTTGGGTTTTGAAATAGTAGATGTTTGTAAAAAAGGTTTTTTTTGCAGCCGTTATTCACGGTAATTGTGGTACTAAATTAAGTTTTTTTCTGCCCTAAAGATCATAAAAATGTCGGTCAAAAAAATTCAAATCTTTGATACAACGTTGCGCGATGGTGAGCAAGTGCCTGGCTGTAAGCTAAATAAAGAGGAAAAACTTATCATTGCAAGACAACTTGAGCTGCTGGGCGTAGATGTAATAGAAGCTGGTTTCCCTATTTCAAGTCCGGGTGATTTTGAAGCAGTTAAAGCAATTGCTGCCCAAACCAAAGAAGCCACCGTTTGTGGACTTTCAAGGGCGGTTGAGCAGGATATACGTACGGCGGCAGAAGCCTTGGTAGGTGCCAGGAGACCCCGTATCCATACCGGAATCGGTACATCAGACTCACACATACAATTTAAGCTGCGCACTACCCAGGAGAAGGTAATAGAGCGTGCCATTGCGGCGGTAAAGCTGGCAAAAAGCTTTGTGGAAGATGTGGAGTTTTATGCCGAAGATGCCGGCCGTACCGATAATGAATTTCTGGCCAGGGTTTGCGAAGCAGCCATCAAAGCGGGTGCTACCGTTCTGAATATTCCTGATACCACCGGCTACTGCCTGCCATCAGATTATGGTGCTAAGATCAAATACCTCTACGAAAATGTAAAGGGGGTTGAGAATGTTAGGATTTCCACCCACTGCCACAACGATCTGGGACTGGCTACTGCCAATTCTATATCCGGTGCCATCAATGGCGCCCTGCAGATTGAGTGTACCATTAATGGGGTAGGAGAGCGTGCCGGTAACACTGCCCTGGAGGAAGTGGTGATGATCATGCGCCAGCACCCGCACCTGGGCATAGATACCAACATCAATACGAAACTTTTGTCGGGTACCTCTGCGTTGGTGTCAGATATGATGCGCATGCCGGTACAGCCCAACAAGGCCATTGTAGGATCAAACGCTTTCTCGCACTCCAGTGGCATACATCAGGATGGCGTGATCAAGCACCGCGAAACCTATGAGATCATAGATCCGCGCGATGTAGGCGTGAGCGATTCTTCTATTGTGCTGACTGCGCGCTCTGGTCGTGCAGCTTTAGCGTACCGATTGCAGAAAATTGGTTATGATTTCGATAAATTTGCGCTGGATAAAGCATATACTTCTTTCCTGCAGCTGGCAGACAGCAAGAAGGAGGTAGTGGATGAAGATTTACATCAGTTGGTAGAGCAAGCAAATTTAGTTTCTGCTTAAAACTAATATGGCAAAGTCATTATTTGATAAAATTTGGGACGCACACGTAGTGCGTTCAATGGGTGGTTTGGATGTGTTTTATATTGATAAACATCTGATCCACGAAGTAACAAGCCCACAGGCATTTGATGAACTGGAAGCACGTAACCTCTCTCTTTTCCGCAAGGAACAGATTGTGGCCACTGCCGATCACAACGTGCCCACCAAAAACCAGCACCTGCCCATAGAGGAGCCGCTTTCGCGCATGCAGGTAGATAAGCTAACGGACAATTGCCGAAAATGGAACATTGAGCTGTTCGGGCTGGGACACCAAAATCAGGGTATTGTGCACGTCATTGGCCCGGAGCTTGGAATTACCCAACCCGGCATGACCATCGTCTGCGGCGATAGCCACACCTCCACGCACGGCGCCTTTGGCGCTATTGCTTTTGGTATTGGTACCAGCCAGGTTACCCAGGTAATGGCCTCTCAGTGCCTGTTGCTAAGCCGCCCCAAGCGCATGCGCATCACGGTAGATGGAGAGCTCAAAAAGGGTGTTGGTGCTAAAGATATTATCCTGTACATCATCTCCAAACTGGGAACCGGCGGTGCTACAGGTTATTTTGTGGAATATGCCGGCAGTGCCATTCGCTCCCTTAGCATGGAAGGCCGCATGACTGTCTGCAACATGAGCATCGAAATGGGTGCCCGCGGTGGTATGATCGCCCCCGACGAAACCACTTTTGAATACATAAAGGGTCGTCCCTATGCTCCGAAAGGGGAACGCTGGGAGCAGGCTCTGGCTTACTGGAAAACCCTTTATTCTGAAGAAGGAGCCCCTTTTGAGCAGGAGCTGCGTTACGATGCGCGGGATATCAACCCCATGATCACCTATGGCACCAACCCTGGAATGGGCATTGCCATCAACGAAACAATACCATCTCAGGTATCTGCCAGTGAAACTGTAAGCTTCGATAAATCACTTAAGTACATGGGCTTTAACCCGGGCGAAACCTTGCTGGGAAAAAATATTGACTATGTATTTATTGGCAGTTGTACCAACTCACGCATTGAGGACCTGCGTACAGTAGCCGAGTTTGTAAAGGGCAAGCAAAAAGCACCGCATGTAGAGGCCATTATTGTACCGGGATCCAAACAGGTAGAAAAACAGGCCATTGAAGAAGGCCTTGACAGAATACTGGCCGAAGCAGGCTTTGAGCTCCGTGAGCCGGGCTGCAGTGCCTGCCTGGCCATGAACGAAGATAAAATTCCGGCCGGTGCTTACTGCGTTTCTACCTCTAACCGTAACTTTGAGGGCCGACAGGGACCAGGCTCCCGTACACTGCTGGCCAGCCCGCTGGTAGCCGCTGTTACAGCGGTAGAAGGAAAAATTGTAGACATCACTCAGTATTTTAACTGATGGAAAAATTTGAAGTGCTTAGGACAACGGCAGTACCCCTGCCGATCGAAAATATAGATACCGACCAGATCATCCCGGCCCGTTTTCTGAAGGCAACCTCCCGCGAGGGCTTTGGCGAAAACCTCTTTCGTGACTGGCGTTACAATAGCGATGGATCGCATAAAGATGGCTTTGTGCTGAACGATGGCCGCTATGGCGGCAGAATCCTGCTAGCAGGCAAAAACTTTGGCTGTGGTTCCAGCCGCGAGCATGCGGCCTGGGCCATCTATGATGCAGGCTTCAAGGTAGTCATCTCCAGTTACTTTGCCGACATCTTTCGTGGCAACGCCCTCAATAATGGTTTGCTGCCCCTGCAGGTATCGGATGAGATGCTGGAACGGCTCTTTGTGCAGATCATGGAAAAAGATCCGACTACTGAGTTTGAGGTAGACCTGCCCAAACAGCAGTTTTATGTGCCGGCCTGGGATGAAAGCGTAGACTTTGAGATCGATTCCTATAAGAAGGAATGCCTCATTAACGGCTACGATGATATTGACTTTTTAGTGAACCAGAAAGAGGCCATAGAAGCCTACGAAAAACAGAAAGCATGGGTGTATTGAATAAGAAAATAACGGTACTGGCAGGTGACGGTATCGGACCTGAAGTGTGTAATGAAGCCATTAAGGTACTAAAAGCGGTAGCCGAAAGATGGGGCCACACCTTTACCTTCGATCATCAGCTGATGGGCGCCTGCGCCATTGATGCCACCGGCAACCCGCTGCCCGAAGAGACCCTTGCCGCCTGCATGAACGCCGATGCCATCCTCCTGGGGGCTATTGGTGATCCCAAGTACGACAATGATCCTTCTGCAAAAGTACGTCCTGAGCAAGGGCTGCTAAAGCTTAGAAAATCGCTGGGCCTGTTTGCCAACATTCGCCCTGTTACGGCTTATCCCATCCTGCTGGAGCACTCGCCGCTTAAGAACGACCGTATCGCCGGTGCTGATATGCTGTTTTTCCGGGAGCTGACGGGCGGCATTTACTTTGGCGAAAAAGGCCGTACGGCTGATGGTGCCTACGACCATTGTACCTACACCCGCGCAGAAATTGAGCGCATTGCACACCTGGCTTTTCAATCTGCAACCACCCGCCGCAACAAGCTGATGCTTGTAGACAAGGCCAATGTGCTGGAAACCTCCCGCCTGTGGCGCGAGGTAGTTAAAGAAATTGCGCCTCAGTACAGCAGCGTTACGGTAGACTACCTGTTTGTAGACAATGCTGCCATGCAGCTGATCCTCAATCCAAAGCAGTTTGATGTTATCCTGACAGAGAACATGTTTGGCGATATCCTGTCTGATGAGGCGTCTGTCATTGCCGGTTCTCTGGGATTACTGCCTTCTGCCTCCGTAGGAGAGAAAACGGCTGTATTTGAGCCTATACATGGTTCTTATCCACAGGCAAAAGGAAAAGGCATAGCGAACCCCATAGCAACCATTTTATCCGCGGCCATGCTGCTGGAGCATTTTGGTTTAAACGAGGAAGCAGAAGTGATAAAAGAAGCCGTACAAAAAGCACTGGAGCAGGAAGTGCTTACGCCGGAGCTGAATGCCAAAAATCCCTCTACCACTGAACAGGTAGGTAGTTTTATTACACGATATGTAAAAGAAGGAGTAGAGGCAGTATAAGTTGCTAGTGTATACCGCTGCGCAC of the Flammeovirgaceae bacterium 311 genome contains:
- a CDS encoding isopropylmalate isomerase large subunit (COG0065 3-isopropylmalate dehydratase large subunit); protein product: MGGLDVFYIDKHLIHEVTSPQAFDELEARNLSLFRKEQIVATADHNVPTKNQHLPIEEPLSRMQVDKLTDNCRKWNIELFGLGHQNQGIVHVIGPELGITQPGMTIVCGDSHTSTHGAFGAIAFGIGTSQVTQVMASQCLLLSRPKRMRITVDGELKKGVGAKDIILYIISKLGTGGATGYFVEYAGSAIRSLSMEGRMTVCNMSIEMGARGGMIAPDETTFEYIKGRPYAPKGERWEQALAYWKTLYSEEGAPFEQELRYDARDINPMITYGTNPGMGIAINETIPSQVSASETVSFDKSLKYMGFNPGETLLGKNIDYVFIGSCTNSRIEDLRTVAEFVKGKQKAPHVEAIIVPGSKQVEKQAIEEGLDRILAEAGFELREPGCSACLAMNEDKIPAGAYCVSTSNRNFEGRQGPGSRTLLASPLVAAVTAVEGKIVDITQYFN
- a CDS encoding 2-isopropylmalate synthase (COG0119 Isopropylmalate/homocitrate/citramalate synthases); this translates as MSVKKIQIFDTTLRDGEQVPGCKLNKEEKLIIARQLELLGVDVIEAGFPISSPGDFEAVKAIAAQTKEATVCGLSRAVEQDIRTAAEALVGARRPRIHTGIGTSDSHIQFKLRTTQEKVIERAIAAVKLAKSFVEDVEFYAEDAGRTDNEFLARVCEAAIKAGATVLNIPDTTGYCLPSDYGAKIKYLYENVKGVENVRISTHCHNDLGLATANSISGAINGALQIECTINGVGERAGNTALEEVVMIMRQHPHLGIDTNINTKLLSGTSALVSDMMRMPVQPNKAIVGSNAFSHSSGIHQDGVIKHRETYEIIDPRDVGVSDSSIVLTARSGRAALAYRLQKIGYDFDKFALDKAYTSFLQLADSKKEVVDEDLHQLVEQANLVSA
- a CDS encoding 3-isopropylmalate dehydratase small subunit (COG0066 3-isopropylmalate dehydratase small subunit) encodes the protein MEKFEVLRTTAVPLPIENIDTDQIIPARFLKATSREGFGENLFRDWRYNSDGSHKDGFVLNDGRYGGRILLAGKNFGCGSSREHAAWAIYDAGFKVVISSYFADIFRGNALNNGLLPLQVSDEMLERLFVQIMEKDPTTEFEVDLPKQQFYVPAWDESVDFEIDSYKKECLINGYDDIDFLVNQKEAIEAYEKQKAWVY
- a CDS encoding 3-isopropylmalate dehydrogenase (COG0473 Isocitrate/isopropylmalate dehydrogenase), yielding MGVLNKKITVLAGDGIGPEVCNEAIKVLKAVAERWGHTFTFDHQLMGACAIDATGNPLPEETLAACMNADAILLGAIGDPKYDNDPSAKVRPEQGLLKLRKSLGLFANIRPVTAYPILLEHSPLKNDRIAGADMLFFRELTGGIYFGEKGRTADGAYDHCTYTRAEIERIAHLAFQSATTRRNKLMLVDKANVLETSRLWREVVKEIAPQYSSVTVDYLFVDNAAMQLILNPKQFDVILTENMFGDILSDEASVIAGSLGLLPSASVGEKTAVFEPIHGSYPQAKGKGIANPIATILSAAMLLEHFGLNEEAEVIKEAVQKALEQEVLTPELNAKNPSTTEQVGSFITRYVKEGVEAV